One window of Scheffersomyces stipitis CBS 6054 chromosome 1, whole genome shotgun sequence genomic DNA carries:
- a CDS encoding predicted protein — translation MGFAVGGCLMETPHRLGVASLQELRDPALINRYQPSSLLLKRRFSRDDFVDVRDNFDFISMKSVPDEGEVPSKYSLLPPTSTSPILQNPPLRKRDVVLKFLTRFTRRTKPPTKNEQSPFGSSLAMSNPLLSAEKLSLITSTSSPFLDSLYPSRSKSSIKFKQDTVEDIQKTRDSFNIWGRQPSANQPERNNSVWSLEVITSRSRRRNNRRYQDFPSLSPSNGDVARPSINSVTNGATEPVVVHTSVEMQPNINHLPQESDFVSPTHIQSRSNPPTTSPRRGGSGSGFSQFEYIDVISAPSPLENQSSKEVQDEDSDSDSYYSFQKSPLMLLRPSRTDSVVGQLRSTLHRQRTTQT, via the coding sequence ATGGGATTTGCAGTTGGTGGGTGTCTTATGGAAACACCACATCGTCTTGGTGTGGCGTCCTTACAGGAACTTCGTGATCCAGCCCTCATCAATCGCTACCAACCTCTGTCTCTACTACTTAAACGCCGATTCAGTAGAGATGATTTTGTAGATGTCCGAGAtaattttgatttcataTCCATGAAAAGTGTTCCAGACGAAGGAGAAGTACCACTGAAGTATCTGCTTTTGCCGCCTACGTCAACTTCACCGATTTTGCAAAATCCGCCTCTTCGAAAAAGAGATGTTGTGCTTAAATTTCTCACTAGATTTACAAGAAGGACAAAACCACCAACTAAGAACGAGCAACTGCCATTTGGTTCAAGTCTTGCAATGTCAAATCCTCTTCTCTCAGCCGAGAAACTTTCTCTTATCACACTGACATCTTCGCCTTTTCTTGATTCACTATACCCCAGCCGACTGAAATCTTCTATTAAGTTCAAACAGGATACTGTCGAGGATATCCAGAAAACGAGAGACAGCTTCAACATTTGGGGAAGACAACCTTCCGCCAACCAACCAGAGCGGAACAACTCTGTGTGGAGCCTAGAAGTTATAACTAGCCgctccagaagaagaaataataGAAGATACCAAGATTTTCCATCGCTTAGTCCCTCCAATGGCGATGTAGCAAGACCATCAATAAACCTGGTAACAAACGGAGCTACCGAACCGGTGGTGGTCCATACCAGTGTTGAAATGCAACCAAATATCAACCATCTTCCACAAGAGTCTGATTTTGTTTCTCCTACACATATTCAATCACGAAGTAACCCACCGACCACTTCTCCTAGAAGAGGTGGTTCTGGATCAGGCTTCTCACAATTTGAGTATATTGATGTCATTAGCGCACCATCGCCCCTTGAAAATCAAAGTTCAAAAGAAGTCCAAGACGAAGACTCGGACAGTGACAGCTATTACTCATTCCAAAAGTCTCCTCTCATGTTACTTCGTCCCAGCAGGACAGACTCAGTCGTGGGCCAGTTGAGATCAACATTACATAGACAAAGAACAACACAAACTTGA
- the RL27 gene encoding 60S ribosomal protein L27, producing the protein MAKFIKSGKVAIVTRGRFAGKKVVIVKPHDEGTKAHQFPHAIVVGVERAPLKVTKNLGAKKTAKRTKVKPFVKLVNYNHLMPTRYSLDVESFKSVVTSEALEEPSQREEAKKVVKKALEEKHQAGKNKWFFQKLHF; encoded by the exons ATGGCTAAGTTCATCAAATCAGGCAAAGTTG CTATTGTTACTCGTGGTCGTTTCGCCGGTAAGAAGGTCGTCATCGTGAAGCCTCACGATGAAGGTACCAAGGCTCACCAATTCCCACACGCCATTGTTGTCGGTGTCGAAAGAGCTCCTTTGAAGGtcaccaagaacttgggtGCTAAGAAGACTGCCAAGAGAACCAAGGTCAAGCCTTTCGTTAAGTTGGTTAACTACAACCACTTGATGCCAACCAGATACTCTTTGGATGTTGAATCCTTCAAGTCTGTTGTCACCTCCGAAGCTTTGGAAGAACCATCccaaagagaagaagccaagaaggtTGTCAAGAAGGCCTTAGAAGAAAAGCACCAAGCTGGTAAGAACAAGTGGTTCTTCCAAAAGTTGCACTTTTAA
- the BRX1 gene encoding ribosome biogenesis protein BRX1 (Essential nucleolar RNA-binding protein required for biogenesis of the 60S ribosomal subunit), translating into MSAIYKALQSKSSKESGEKTKHINRQRLLVISSRGVTYRHRHLISDLLALLPHARKEPKFDSKKNLYQLNEVAELYNCNNIAFFEARKHQDLYLWLTKPPNGPTVKFHVQNLHTLDELNFTGNCLKGSRPVLSFDKSFLENDHYRLLKELFTHTFGVPPNARKSKPFVDHVMTFSIVDNKIWIRNYQINETLDAKDSESGEVNAEELNLVEIGPRFVLTLITILEGSFGGPKIYENKEYVSPNFVRAQLKQKAADQAKARAEAALDRKVKKRNQVLKADPLSNDALFK; encoded by the coding sequence ATGTCTGCCATCTACAAAGCGTTGCAGTCGAAGTCTTCCAAAGAGTCAGGCGAAAAGACCAAGCACATAAATAGACAGAGATTGCTTGTGATATCTTCCAGAGGAGTAACATACAGACATCGTCATTTGATTTCTGATTTACTTGCACTTCTTCCACATGCCAGAAAGGAACCAAAGTTCgactccaagaagaacctTTACCAACTTAATGAGGTCGCAGAATTGTACAACTGTAACAATATTGCCTTTTTCGAGGCCAGAAAGCACCAGGACTTGTATCTCTGGCTCACCAAGCCACCTAATGGCCCAACGGTTAAATTTCATGTCCAAAACTTGCATACATTAGACGAATTGAACTTCACTGGAAACTGTCTCAAGGGATCGAGACCAGTGTTGAGTTTCGACAAGtcgttcttggaaaacgacCACTACagattgttgaaggaattgttcACCCATACCTTCGGAGTTCCTCCTAATGCCAGAAAGTCCAAGCCTTTCGTCGACCATGTGATGACCTTTTCTATAGTCGACAACAAGATATGGATCAGAAACTACCAAATAAACGAGACTCTTGATGCCAAAGACAGCGAGAGTGGTGAAGTCAACGCCGAAgagttgaacttggtgGAAATCGGACCCAGATTCGTACTTACTTTGATTACCATCTTAGAAGGATCCTTTGGAGGACCAAAGATTTACGAAAACAAGGAATACGTGTCGCCCAACTTCGTCAGAGCCCAATTGAAGCAGAAGGCTGCTGACCAGGCCAAGGCCAGAGCCGAGGCCGCTTTGGACAGAAAggtcaagaagagaaaccAGGTGTTGAAGGCTGATCCTTTGTCGAACGATgccttgttcaagtag
- the PKH1 gene encoding serine/threonine protein kinase, with protein sequence SLQDLANDLDSIYNTYAVRSTNDSVDTLDSESNQVGAQRPYGSHDLPAVHISSRLSSLQLEDNNVVRSAPETPNSGSEFDFTLRSANINLPSHRALTNSSLNVLLDTPSTESDFKSLLRTQSGPDRDSDGIQYSQDSRDNGNDNDNENENVIYNDENNENWEARGAAVKKVPDGNSFKVIRRTVSDFKFGKEIGEGSYSTVMLATDKHTSKKYAVKVLDKRHIIKEKKVKYVNIEKHALNRLSNRMGIISLYFTFQDKSSLYFVLDYASNGELLSLIKKYNTLNEDCTRHFGAQILDAIKYMHDNGVIHRDIKPENILLDDKLRIQITDFGTARLLEKKNDETEGYPVDVRAKSFVGTAEYVSPELLESKYCGKPGDIWAFGCIIYQMIAGKPPFKATNEYLTFQKITKLQYAFSAGFPTIIRDLIKQILVLQPNKRANIAQIQKHYFFSSIDFNDEEQIWSKEPPEIGPYKMNAKAMMKVPELTSAVSSPAVPRRVVKKPGTTNGSSPTVDAMPTPKRIFSEGAVTKNVNPASVAAFVLSKVDTNVSNGVDDNDLEATKSRTNTSSAPSRTPSTPDYIPGTNILRPQIAPRTNYSKSLTQRKPAKSKTKSNVMEVTPLGTLEVAWGAYLKHSDERILRIGPVICHRETTETFERKHKGSLHNAPLSLSTKLQVTNKSRSNTSLLSQVVNGSGGLRSSLTADDDSSPKDESTAIIEYSDIEEAPESGLSRSDSTNSSSGTSKYSRSSFLRKLGLSHMDKNKDTSTRDDTLSVSTSSRHHSLDKSRTCTMIITTHGRALIFYRNDKENNYKLISEIILGFPFIQFKELVSASSKFQKMLPTTGIFTVTSVDTTLVFEVEKFEVNNWTEALAKSKLNQF encoded by the coding sequence TCACTCCAGGACCTAGCCAACGACCTAGACTCCATCTACAACACCTACGCCGTCAGGAGCACGAATGACTCTGTTGATACGCTTGATTCCGAATCCAACCAGGTCGGGGCTCAACGTCCGTATGGCAGTCACGATTTACCTGCTGTTCACATACTGCTGAGACTTCTGCTGCTTCAGCTAGAGGATAACAATGTTGTTCGTTCGGCTCCAGAGACCCCTAACTCTGGCAGCGAGTTCGACTTCACGCTCCGCTCGGCCAATATAAATCTCCCGCTGCATCGAGCCCTTACAAACTCGTCGTTGAATGTTTTGCTCGATACGCCGTCTACGGAGTCGGACTTCAAGCTGTTACTCCGGACTCAATCTGGACCCGATCGTGATAGTGACGGCATTCAGTACTCGCAAGACCTGCGAGACAATGGCAATGACAATgacaatgaaaatgaaaatgtcaTCTACAACGACGAGAATAACGAGAATTGGGAGGCCCGTGGTGCTGCCGTGAAGAAGGTTCCAGATGGAAACAGCTTCAAAGTCATAAGAAGGACGGTTCTGGACTTCAAATTTGGCAAAGAAATTGGTGAGGGATCATATTCGACGGTAATGCTCGCTACAGATAAACACACCTCCAAAAAGTACGCTGTAAAAGTGTTGGATAAGAGACATATCATTaaggagaagaaggtcAAGTACgtcaatattgaaaagcATGCTCTCAATAGGCTCAGCAACCGAATGGGCATCATCTCACTTTACTTCACGTTCCAGGACAAGTCATCCTTGTACTTTGTCTTGGATTATGCCTCGAATGGGGAACTCTTGTCCTTGATAAAAAAGTATAATACGCTTAACGAAGATTGCACCAGACACTTTGGGGCGCAGATTCTCGACGCCATCAAGTACATGCACGACAACGGGGTTATTCATAGAGATATAAAGCCCGAAAACATCTTACTCGACGACAAACTCCGGATCCAGATCACTGATTTTGGAACCGCTCGTTTgttagagaagaagaatgacGAAACTGAAGGCTATCCTGTAGACGTCAGAGCGAAGTCGTTCGTAGGTACAGCTGAATATGTTTCTCCTGAGTTGTTAGAAAGCAAATACTGTGGGAAACCCGGTGATATCTGGGCTTTCGGCTGTATCATCTACCAGATGATAGCTGGAAAGCCTCCTTTTAAAGCTACCAACGAATACTTGACGTTCCAAAAGATCACCAAATTGCAGTATGCTTTCAGCGCTGGTTTCCCCACCATCATCCGAGACTTGATCAAACAGATTTTGGTGTTGCAACCTAACAAGAGAGCCAATATAGCTCAGATCCAGAAGCATTACTTCTTCCTGTCTATTGACttcaacgacgaagaaCAAATATGGTCCAAAGAGCCTCCTGAAATCGGGCCGTACAAAATGAATGCCAAGGCAATGATGAAAGTACCCGAGTTGACTTCTGCTGTATCGCTGCCTGCTGTTCCCAGAAGAGTAGTAAAGAAACCTGGTACAACTAATGGATCTAGTCCCACTGTTGATGCCATGCCTACTCCGAAGAGAATATTCAGTGAAGGCGCGGTGACAAAGAATGTAAATCCAGCCAGTGTGGCCGCATTTGTGCTAAGCAAAGTAGATACTAATGTTCTGAATGGAGTAGATGACAATGATCTTGAAGCAACAAAGTCTCGTACTAATACCTCATCGGCACCAAGCAGAACACCTTCCACCCCAGATTATATCCCTGGGACCAACATATTACGACCACAGATAGCTCCTAGAACAAACTATTCCAAATCGTTGACACAAAGGAAACCAGCAAAGTCTAAGACCAAGTCCAATGTCATGGAAGTGACACCATTGGGAACCTTAGAAGTAGCATGGGGTGCCTATTTGAAGCACTCTGATGAAAGAATACTACGCATAGGTCCTGTGATATGCCATAGAGAGACTACTGAGACTTTTGAGAGGAAGCACAAGGGCTCGTTGCACAACGCACCGTTGTCGTTGAGCACAAAATTGCAGGTTACCAATAAGTCTAGAAGCAACACTAGCTTGCTTAGCCAAGTAGTAAATGGCTCTGGGGGTTTACGTAGCAGCTTAACTGCAGATGATGACTCTTCTCCAAAGGACGAATCGACTGCTATCATTGAGTACTCTGATATAGAAGAAGCCCCAGAATCCGGTTTGAGTCGATCTGATAGTACTAATAGCTCGTCTGGTACTAGCAAGTATAGCAGATCGTCATTTTTGAGGAAGTTGGGTCTTTCTCACATGGATAAGAACAAAGACACTTCCACTAGAGATGATACTTTGCTGGTGTCTACTTCCAGTCGTCATCATTCCCTTGACAAGTCTAGAACTTGCACCATGATTATCACTACACATGGCAGGGCTCTCATTTTCTACAGAAACGATAAGGAGAACAACTACAAGTTGATTCTGGAGATAATACTCGGCTTTCCGTTTATCCAATTCAAGGAGTTAGTTTCAGCAAGCTCCAAGTTTCAGAAAATGCTTCCAACCACTGGCATATTTACCGTAACATCTGTAGACACCACCTTggtttttgaagttgagaagTTCGAGGTTAACAACTGGACAGAAGCGTTGGCTAAGTCAAAGTTGAATCAATTT
- the SYWC gene encoding Cytoplasmic tryptophanyl-tRNA synthetase, translated as MSVEEGVAKLAVTDEVEQKVTPWEVEGAVVDGKAQGIDYDRLIQQFGTKAITGETLSRFQAVTGQEPHPFLKRGVFFSERDLTKILNLYEAGEPFFLYTGRGPSSDSMHLGHMIPFVFTKWLQDVFDVPLVIELTDDEKFLFKPKLTIQDVKGFAVDNCKDIIAVGFKPENTFIFSDLEYMGGAFYENVVRTSRQITTSTAKAVFGFQDSDCIGKVHFASIQIATAFPSSFPDILGLPAKTPCLIPCAIDQDPYFRVCRDVADKLKFAKPALIHAKFFPALQGATTKMSASDTTTSIFMTDTANQIKKKINKYAFSGGQQTLEDHRKLGGNPEVDVAYQYLSFFSEDDEKLKTLADGYRKGEVLSGEMKQECITVLQDFVKAYQERRGKVDQATVDSFMKPHKLVFGQKERLVPVKPKESKEKK; from the coding sequence ATGTCTGTAGAAGAAGGCGTAGCCAAGTTGGCTGTGACTgacgaagttgaacaaaagGTTACTCCCTGGGAAGTGGAAGGTGCTGTGGTCGATGGAAAGGCTCAGGGCATTGACTATGATAGATTGATTCAACAATTCGGCACTAAAGCCATTACTGGTGAAACTTTAAGTCGTTTCCAAGCAGTTACTGGTCAAGAGCCTCATCCTTTCTTAAAGAGAGGcgttttcttttcagaaagagaCTTGACgaagatcttgaacttgtacgAGGCTGGTGaacctttcttcttgtataCTGGAAGAGGTCCCTCATCTGACTCGATGCATTTGGGCCATATGATTCCTTTTGTATTCACCAAATGGTTGCAAGATGTATTTGACGTTCCTTTAGTCATTGAGTTGACTGACGACGAGAAGTTTTTATTCAAGCCCAAGTTGACTATTCAAGATGTCAAGGGATTTGCTGTAGATAATTGCAAGGACATCATCGCAGTGGGATTCAAGCCTGAGAACACATTTATCTTTTCGGACTTGGAATATATGGGGGGAGCCTTCTACGAAAACGTCGTGAGAACTTCCAGACAGATCACCACGTCTACTGCTAAAGCCGTATTTGGCTTCCAAGACTCTGACTGTATTGGAAAAGTGCACTTTGCCAGTATCCAGATCGCTACGGCTTTCCCATCTTCTTTCCCTGATATCTTAGGTTTACCGGCCAAGACTCCCTGCTTGATTCCCTGTGCCATCGACCAAGATCCGTACTTTAGAGTTTGCAGAGATGTAGCTGATAAGTTGAAATTCGCCAAACCAGCCTTGATCCACGCCAAATTCTTTCCAGCTTTGCAAGGAGCCACTACCAAGATGTCTGCTTCTGATACCACAACTTCGATTTTTATGACGGATACTGCCAAccagatcaagaagaagatcaacaagtacGCTTTCTCCGGTGGTCAACAAACTCTCGAAGACCATAGAAAATTGGGAGGCAATCCGGAAGTCGACGTAGCCTACCAGTACTTATCATTCTTctctgaagatgacgaaaagttgaagaccTTGGCCGATGGTTACAGAAAGGGAGAAGTTTTGTCTGGTGAAATGAAGCAAGAGTGTATCACTGTCTTGCAAGATTTTGTAAAGGCATACCAAGAGAGAAGAGGCAAGGTTGACCAAGCCACTGTTGACTCGTTCATGAAGCCACACAAGTTAGTGTTTGGccagaaagaaagactCGTCCCAGTCAAACCTAAAGAATCTaaggagaagaagtag
- the RIB3 gene encoding 3,4-dihydroxy-2-butanone 4-phosphate synthase (DHBP synthase), whose amino-acid sequence MSIFTPIPEALEAFKNGEFLVVMDDEDRENEGDLIIAAEKTTQEKMAFLVRHSSGYVCAPLSTERADQLGLQPMLADRTDRHGTAYTVSCDYADGTTTGISAHDRALTARKLADPTSKPEDFIRPGHLLPLRAVPGLVSKRRGHTESAVQLCKLSGLQPAAVICELVRDEDGLMSRLDDCIEFSKKHNIKIINIKQLVEHISK is encoded by the coding sequence ATGTCCATTTTCACACCCATTCCAGAAGCTCTTGAAGCTTTCAAAAACGGAGAATTCTTGGTCGTCATGGACGACGAGGACCGTGAGAATGAAGGCGACTTAATCATTGCTGCCGAAAAGACCACCCAGGAAAAAATGGCCTTCTTAGTTCGTCACTCTTCGGGCTATGTATGTGCTCCATTATCTACAGAGAGAGCTGACCAACTTGGATTACAGCCTATGCTTGCTGACAGAACAGATAGACACGGAACTGCTTATACGGTGTCATGTGACTATGCAGACGGAACCACAACGGGGATTTCGGCCCACGACAGAGCTTTGACGGCGAGAAAGTTAGCTGATCCTACCTCTAAGCCAGAAGACTTCATAAGACCAGGCCATCTCTTGCCCTTGAGGGCTGTACCAGGTTTGGTTTCTAAGAGAAGAGGCCACACCGAGTCAGCTGTGCAGTTGTGTAAATTGAGCGGCTTGCAACCTGCTGCCGTTATCTGTGAATTGGTCAGAGACGAAGATGGCTTGATGCTGAGATTGGACGACTGTATCGAGTTCAGCAAGAAACACAACATCAaaatcatcaacatcaagcAGTTGGTGGAACATATCTCCAAGTAA
- a CDS encoding predicted protein, with product MTEIQKDSTGLSSAFSAYYKDDRSTEIFFHKIEYADRMVLNIQFNGVMDTTFEIPISSRATINYSAALSNSDSDLGVEPVLLVGNHANMKISIVAAQIGKLILASANPKSAILSIGSKWFGKGDETEDSDFEKLMFILENTKKLL from the coding sequence ATGACCGAGATTCAGAAGGATTCAACGGGTCTCAGCTCTGCATTTAGTGCTTATTACAAAGATGATAGATCTACGGAAATATTTTTCCACAAGatagaatatgctgatCGTATGGTATTGAACATCCAGTTCAACGGAGTAATGGACACAACTTTTGAAATACCGATTTCGTCCAGGGCGACGATAAACTACTCAGCAGCATTGTCCAATAGTGATAGTGATTTAGGCGTAGAGCCCGTTCTTTTAGTGGGAAACCATGCCAATATGAAGATTCTGATCGTGGCAGCCCAAATAGGAAAGTTGATATTGGCATCTGCCAACCCAAAGAGTGCAATACTTTCTATTGGGTCCAAATGGTTCGGAAAAGGTGATGAGACTGAGGACAGtgattttgaaaaactcatgtttatcttggaaaataccaagaagttgttgtag
- the DIS3 gene encoding 3'-5' exoribonuclease required for 3 end formation of 5.8S rRNA, with translation MIGNRKRLSSGLSVTSKVFVRSRNGGAQKIVREHYLRDDIPCYSKACKVCHDIIKTDAAGELPRFILSENPSKTKSGLRHYIVVDTNIILHAIDLLENVSCFYDVIVPQTVLEEVKNRSFPIYQRLRGLVKSEDKRFIVFHNEYAEATYITRNKNESINDRNDRAIRKVASWFGTHMKTNHSENDIGIIFICNDADNRQKARAEKIDARSLVEYFDDLPNGEDLRDLIPSDINSGVDFHNENEASFPEYYSNSRIMAGVKNGTLYQGMLNISSYNFLQGTVQVPAFRKPLLIVGSQNLNRAFNSDSVIVELLPKDKWREPSTTIVEESNIGSNDNANDEDEEDVGSAGSGVVSDKERILLAQEALKATSSSAGVQKRLQPTARVVGIMRRSWRYYVGQIAPSSVSSDDTGNASKSCFVILMDKVLPKIRIRTRKAKEFLGQRIVVVVDSWPADSRYPNGHFVRTLGEIESAEAETEALLLEHDVEYRPFSKNVLDCLPEEGDNWVVPDLVNTDDPKLKKRVDLRDKLVCSIDPPNCVDIDDALHAKPLPNGNYEVGVHIADVTHFVKPNTALDQEGASRGTSVYLVDKRIDMLPMLLGTNLCSLKPYVDRFAFSVIWELDDNANIVKVEYMKSVIKSREAFSYERAQTRIDDKSQTDELTESMRILLKLSKKLKQQRLDAGALNLASPEVKVHMDSETSDPNEVEIKKLLETNSLVEEFMLLANISVARKIYDSYPQTAMLRRHAPPPATNFEQLNDMLSVRKPGLSISLESSRALADSLDRCEDPQDPYFNTLLRIMSTRCMMAAEYFSSGSYGYPEFRHYGLAVDIYTHFTSPIRRYCDVVAHRQLAGAIGYENLDLSHRDKNKMETIVKNINRRHRSAQFAGRASIEYYVGQVMKNNEAEHEGYVIKCFNNGIVVLVPKFGIEGLIKLEMLGDVNTAIYDEDKYELKFTDLQGKERRVAVFDKVNVDVKSVKDEVSGNRKAQLLLR, from the coding sequence ATGATTGGGAACAGAAAACGATTGTCTAGTGGACTTAGTGTCACCTCCAAGGTGTTCGTGAGGTCTCGTAATGGTGGAGCCCAAAAGATTGTTAGGGAACACTACTTAAGAGACGATATACCATGCTACTCCAAGGCATGTAAAGTTTGTCACGACATCATCAAGACGGATGCAGCAGGTGAGCTCCCTCGTTTCATCTTGTCCGAGAACCCAAGCAAGACTAAATCTGGTTTGCGCCATTACATAGTAGTAGACACCAATATCATTCTTCATGCCATCGATTTGTTGGAGAACGTCAGTTGTTTCTACGACGTAATTGTGCCTCAGAcagttttggaagaagtgaaaaatagatCCTTCCCTATCTACCAGCGACTTCGGGGTTTGGTGAAATCAGAAGATAAGCGTTTTATCGTATTTCACAACGAGTACGCTGAAGCTACTTACATCACGAGAAACAAGAACGAGTCCATAAACGATAGAAACGACAGAGCCATCCGGAAGGTGGCTTCGTGGTTCGGTACTCACATGAAGACCAACCATTCTGAAAACGATATAGGAATCATTTTTATCTGTAATGACGCTGATAACCGTCAAAAGGCTCGTGCTGAGAAGATAGATGCCCGATCCCTTGTAGAGTACTTCGATGATTTACCTAATGGTGAAGACTTAAGGGACTTGATTCCAAGTGATATCAACAGTGGAGTAGACTTCCATAACGAGAATGAGGCGTCATTTCCGGAGTACTACTCGAACTCGAGAATCATGGCTGGTGTCAAGAATGGTACTCTTTATCAGGGTATGTTGAATATCTCTTCGTACaactttcttcaaggtACAGTGCAAGTTCCAGCTTTCAGGAAGCCACTTTTGATTGTCGGCTCCCAGAACCTCAACCGTGCCTTCAACTCGGATTCAGTTATAGTAGAGTTGTTACCCAAAGATAAATGGAGAGAACCTTCTACCACGATAGTGGAAGAAAGTAACATTGGTTCTAACGACAACGCcaacgatgaagatgaagaagatgtcgGTTCTGCAGGCTCCGGTGTAGTTTCcgataaagaaagaattttGTTGGCCCAGGAAGCATTGAAggctacttcttcttcagcaggAGTGCAAAAGAGACTTCAGCCTACTGCTAGAGTTGTAGGTATTATGAGAAGATCATGGAGATACTACGTAGGGCAAATCGCACcatcttctgtttctagCGACGATACTGGTAATGCTTCCAAGAGCTGTTTTGTCATCTTGATGGACAAGGTATTGCCTAAGATCAGGatcagaacaagaaaagcCAAGGAGTTCTTAGGTCAGAGAAtcgttgttgttgtggaCTCATGGCCAGCAGATTCTCGTTATCCAAATGGACATTTTGTGAGAACTCTTGGTGAAATAGAAAGTGCCGAGGCTGAAACTGAGgcattgttgttggaacaTGATGTAGAGTACAGACCCTTCTCCAAGAATGTCTTGGACTGTTTGCCGGAAGAAGGTGACAATTGGGTTGTTCCAGATCTTGTCAACACAGACGATCCCAAGCTCAAGAAGAGGGTTGACTTGAGAGACAAGTTGGTATGTTCTATCGATCCACCCAACTGTGTGGATATCGATGATGCCTTACATGCAAAACCACTCCCCAACGGCAACTACGAAGTTGGTGTTCATATAGCTGATGTGACCCATTTCGTTAAGCCTAACACAGCATTAGATCAAGAAGGTGCCTCTAGGGGTACATCTGTCTACTTGGTGGATAAAAGAATCGACATGTTGCCCATGTTGTTGGGTACTAATTTGTGTTCGTTGAAGCCATATGTGGACAGGTTTGCCTTTTCAGTTATTTGGGAATTGGATGACAATGCTAACATTGTCAAGGTTGAGTACATGAAGTCAGTGATCAAGTCCAGAGAAGCCTTTTCTTACGAAAGAGCCCAAACCCGGATCGACGATAAGTCACAAACTGACGAGTTGACTGAATCGATGAgaatcttgttgaagcttTCCAAAAAGCTCAAACAGCAGAGATTGGATGCCGGTGCCTTAAACTTAGCATCGCCGGAAGTCAAGGTCCACATGGATAGTGAGACGTCAGATCCCAATGAGgttgaaatcaagaagttattGGAGACCAACtctcttgttgaagagttcaTGTTGTTGGCCAACATTTCCGTAGCCAGAAAGATTTACGATTCATATCCACAAACTGCGATGTTAAGAAGACACGCACCTCCTCCAGCAACAAATTTCGAGCAGTTGAACGATATGTTGAGTGTGAGAAAGCCAGGCTTGTCTATTTCTTTGGAGAGTTCCAGAGCTTTGGCGGACTCGTTGGATAGATGTGAAGATCCACAAGATCCATATTTCAACACCCTTTTGCGTATCATGTCAACTAGATGTATGATGGCAGCTGAGTACTTCTCATCTGGGTCGTACGGATATCCTGAATTCAGACACTATGGTTTGGCTGTAGATATCTACACACATTTTACGTCACCTATCAGAAGATACTGTGATGTTGTAGCACACAGACAGTTGGCTGGTGCAATTGGTTATGAAAACTTGGACTTGAGTCACAGAGACAAAAACAAAATGGAGACAATTGTCAAGAATATCAATAGAAGACACAGAAGTGCACAATTTGCTGGCCGTGCCAGTATTGAGTACTATGTTGGACAAGTTATGAAAAATAATGAAGCCGAACATGAAGGGTATGTGATCAAGTGTTTCAACAACGGaattgttgttcttgtgcCCAAGTTTGGCATTGAAGGTTTGATAAAGCTTGAGATGTTAGGTGATGTGAACACTGCTATCTATGATGAAGACAAGtacgagttgaagttcaCTGATCTCCAAGGtaaggaaagaagagttgcaGTTTTTGACAAAGTTAATGTAGATGTGAAGTCAGTTAAAGATGAAGTCAGTGGTAACAGAAAGGCGCAATTACTTTTGcgttga